One segment of Anopheles stephensi strain Indian chromosome 3, UCI_ANSTEP_V1.0, whole genome shotgun sequence DNA contains the following:
- the LOC118513724 gene encoding clavesin-2-like, which produces MSDICDFEWSNNRYRHNLTISELKLGFNRNEPTDRSRALIALKELIGASRDYALKDKSCFQDDEFLFRFLYARKFNVNEAFQLIINYHAYRQRNAAILQRLSVLDETIQIALRDGFPGVLPNRDRRGRKVLVFFTANWDYASYSLVTVYRAMLLTIEKLLEDKQNQANGFIAIVDWTNFTFRQSSNLNPKVLKLMIEGLQDCFPVRFKAIHFIGQPWYVEAALAVIRPFLKEKTRDRIKLHGSNLSTLHDCVARDILPTELGGEGPTFNPLNWYHELLESSQTVTKPAPSYCLSQTQIYTKTPAQFVPTVGSHRKGADLSPAPSRTPSPPSSLSSTNGAEFLKAATKAAAVKIGVLTAKANDPAANTLLGVTTGAGGCDL; this is translated from the exons ATGTCGGACATTTGTGACTTCGAGTGGTCCAACAATCGGTACCGACATAATCTGACCATATCGGAGCTCAAGCTGGGCTTTAATCGGAacgaaccgaccgaccgtaGCCGGGCACTGATCGCACTGAAGGAGTTGATCGGGGCGAGCAGAGATTATGCACTGAAGGATAAATCCTGCTTTCAGGACGATGAGTTCCTGTTTCGGTTTCTGTATGCGCGCAAATTTAACGTGAACGAGGCGTTCCAGCTGATCATCAACTATCACGCGTACCGGCAGCGGAATGCGGCCATCCTGCAGCGTTTGTCGGTGTTGGATGAGACGATACAGATCGCGCTGCGGGATGGGTTCCCGGGCGTGCTGCCGAACCGGGATCGGAGAGGGCGTAAGGTGCTGGTGTTCTTTACCGCCAACTGGGACTATGCGTCCTACTCACTAGTCACTGTGTACCGGGCGATGCTGCTCACGATTGAGAAGCTGCTGGAGGATAAACAGAATCAGGCGAACGGGTTTATCGCGATCGTGGACTGGACCAACTTCACCTTCCGGCAGTCGTCCAACTTGAATCCGAAGGTGTTGAAGCTGATGATCGAGGGATTACAG GATTGCTTCCCGGTACGATTTAAAGCGATCCACTTCATCGGCCAACCGTGGTACGTCGAGGCAGCCCTAGCCGTAATTCGACCCTTCCTGAAGGAAAAGACCCGCGACCGGATAAAACTGCACGGCAGCAATCTGTCCACCCTGCACGATTGTGTTGCGCGGGACATCCTGCCAACCGAGCTCGGTGGTGAAGGACCCACCTTCAACCCGCTCAACTGGTACCACGAGCTGCTGGAATCAAGTCAAACCGTCACCAAACCGGCACCCTCGTACTGTCTCAGCCAAACGCAGATCTACACCAAAACACCAGCCCAGTTCGTTCCAACCGTCGGCAGCCATCGGAAGGGGGCCGACCTTTCGCCAGCCCCGTCCCGCACGCCATCACCACCTTCCTCGCTATCGTCAACGAATGGGGCCGAATTTCTGAAAGCGGCCACCAAAGCGGCTGCCGTCAAGATCGGTGTCCTGACGGCGAAAGCGAACGATCCGGCAGCGAACACCCTGCTCGGCGTGACGACCGGCGCTGGCGGATGTGATTTGTGA